In Chondrinema litorale, a single window of DNA contains:
- a CDS encoding tetratricopeptide repeat protein, whose protein sequence is MGRKTLAWVVLLFMQVTTSLAQQTDETLQLAIDVIIEKASESINQSPDSAFLYSKQALKLAKESGYDKGEVAVHLMLGEIFYHQGAYDQALSHYIQASEHFRKKKNQRKLAASYHRMGEIYYASKQSNSAFKHQQYALAIYSDIADTLGIAEVFGSIGHLFEKKQQYDSALYYQNESLKLYQQLQDSAGIAHIYENIGSVYEDQEKFGEAHNYFFQAYSLNKQMNNRYELLNNLNNLGDTYRKTGRYAEALEFTQQALALATDLDEQNQISSAYRDLGKAYYEMGNDSQAYFYLNKGRELYEKIYTEEATQQIALLQTLFEIEKKNNEIELLERGKQLDNLIRLIIFVVGLLLLVLAISIISRQRLKIRNDKQLLDERDKSYQAEKNLMKVELDNKKLSEERLQDELKGKSKELTTHTLHIITKNQILEELKDDILAILNDESRGYRKELKKLVKKIDLNFQKDNDWDDFRQIFEKVHESFFDNLLNQFPDLTSKEKRLAALIKLNMNSQDIATIMAISSDSLRIARYRLRKKLQIPKEEKLEAFIQKF, encoded by the coding sequence ATGGGACGAAAAACTCTTGCATGGGTAGTGTTGTTGTTTATGCAGGTTACTACCTCTCTGGCTCAGCAAACAGACGAGACTTTACAATTAGCGATTGATGTAATAATAGAAAAAGCCAGCGAAAGCATCAATCAATCTCCAGACTCTGCTTTTTTATATAGCAAGCAAGCTTTAAAACTCGCCAAAGAAAGTGGCTACGATAAAGGAGAAGTAGCTGTGCACCTAATGCTTGGCGAAATATTCTATCATCAAGGAGCATACGATCAGGCTTTGAGCCATTATATTCAAGCTTCTGAGCATTTCCGGAAAAAGAAAAATCAACGCAAGTTGGCAGCGAGTTACCATCGCATGGGTGAGATTTACTATGCCTCCAAACAATCCAATTCTGCTTTTAAACATCAACAATATGCACTTGCCATTTATAGCGATATTGCCGATACACTAGGCATCGCAGAAGTATTTGGAAGCATCGGGCATTTGTTTGAGAAAAAACAGCAATACGATTCGGCACTTTACTACCAAAATGAATCTTTAAAGCTCTATCAGCAGCTACAAGATAGTGCAGGCATTGCCCACATTTATGAAAACATAGGCAGTGTGTACGAAGACCAAGAGAAATTTGGGGAGGCACACAACTATTTTTTTCAGGCTTATTCGCTTAATAAGCAAATGAATAATCGCTATGAGTTGCTGAATAATCTTAACAATCTGGGAGATACTTATCGCAAAACAGGTAGATATGCCGAAGCACTGGAATTCACTCAGCAAGCATTAGCTTTAGCGACTGATCTGGATGAGCAAAACCAAATAAGCAGTGCTTATCGCGATTTGGGGAAAGCCTATTACGAAATGGGCAACGATTCTCAAGCTTATTTTTACTTAAATAAAGGTCGAGAGCTGTACGAAAAAATCTACACAGAAGAAGCCACCCAGCAAATTGCCCTTTTACAAACCTTGTTTGAGATTGAAAAGAAAAACAACGAGATAGAATTACTCGAGAGAGGCAAACAACTCGATAACCTAATCAGGCTAATCATATTTGTGGTTGGTTTGCTATTACTGGTTTTGGCGATTTCCATTATTAGCAGGCAAAGGTTAAAAATTAGGAATGATAAGCAACTGCTTGATGAAAGAGACAAGTCTTACCAAGCAGAAAAAAACCTGATGAAAGTTGAACTCGATAATAAGAAACTTTCTGAAGAAAGATTGCAAGACGAGCTAAAAGGAAAGAGTAAAGAACTGACGACTCATACATTACACATCATTACTAAAAACCAGATTCTTGAAGAATTGAAAGATGATATTTTGGCAATTTTAAATGATGAATCTCGCGGGTATAGAAAAGAGCTGAAAAAGTTGGTAAAAAAGATTGACCTCAACTTTCAAAAAGACAACGATTGGGATGATTTCCGCCAGATATTCGAAAAAGTACACGAATCTTTTTTTGATAACCTGCTAAACCAATTTCCTGATCTTACCTCAAAAGAAAAACGATTGGCAGCTTTAATCAAACTAAATATGAACTCCCAAGATATTGCAACCATCATGGCAATTTCTTCTGATAGTTTGAGAATTGCTCGCTACCGATTGCGCAAAAAATTACAGATTCCTAAAGAAGAAAAATTGGAAGCTTTTATCCAGAAATTTTAA
- a CDS encoding sterol desaturase family protein gives METQFPQSQYKGGVLLFLIALILLEVIWSWRNDKKAYQIKETFANLAVLFGFQFSKFLFAGYQLAALGFFSDLAIFEIKKSLWTFLLTFVLADFIYYWFHRASHIWKPLWAFHLIHHSSLFMNLTTAYRLNWLSAIISPLFFVPLAIIGFPPDFIVVSYALNLLYQFFLHTEFVGKLGPLEGIIDTPSAHRVHHGSNPLYIDKNFGGVLLIWDRIFGTYQPETEKVKYGVTTGFVSNNPFVLNFKGFIDLIKGSMKYKG, from the coding sequence ATGGAAACGCAATTCCCTCAAAGCCAATACAAAGGAGGAGTTTTACTCTTTCTAATTGCCTTAATCTTATTAGAAGTTATTTGGAGCTGGCGCAACGATAAAAAAGCTTATCAGATAAAAGAAACCTTTGCCAATTTGGCTGTTTTATTCGGCTTTCAATTTTCTAAATTCTTATTTGCAGGTTACCAATTAGCTGCACTTGGTTTCTTTTCAGATTTGGCAATTTTCGAAATCAAGAAAAGCCTCTGGACATTCCTACTTACTTTTGTTTTGGCAGACTTTATCTATTACTGGTTTCACAGAGCATCTCATATATGGAAACCGCTATGGGCATTTCACCTCATTCATCATTCCAGTTTGTTTATGAACCTCACTACCGCTTACAGGTTAAACTGGCTTTCAGCGATTATTAGTCCTTTGTTTTTTGTGCCCTTGGCAATTATAGGTTTTCCACCAGATTTTATTGTTGTGAGCTACGCCCTTAATTTATTATACCAGTTCTTTTTGCATACAGAATTTGTGGGCAAGCTTGGTCCACTCGAAGGTATTATAGACACACCTTCTGCGCATAGGGTGCATCATGGTTCAAACCCATTGTATATAGATAAAAACTTTGGAGGTGTATTACTTATTTGGGACAGAATCTTTGGTACTTACCAGCCAGAAACCGAAAAAGTGAAATATGGAGTAACTACTGGTTTTGTGAGTAATAACCCCTTTGTGCTCAATTTTAAAGGGTTTATTGATCTAATAAAAGGAAGCATGAAGTATAAAGGTTAG
- a CDS encoding LytR/AlgR family response regulator transcription factor: MALNIAIVEDEPATARNLEFILQSIDSEIEVMTILPSVAASVKWLKEHQDSCELLFMDIRLSDGLSFEIFEKVKVTLPVIFLTAYNDFALKAFKANGIDYILKPYDEEEVEQALDKYYSLSKGKSSEAEANDNQQKLVELMASIKEATTSYRKSFLVQHRDKLVPLDVAKIGWFYTENELVYAHTFENQKFIVDFTLEQLQQQLDPKQFYRANRQFVINRMSIQDIEFYFNGRLALNVKPKGKEPVIISKAKASEFKSWMDS, translated from the coding sequence ATGGCTTTAAATATAGCGATAGTTGAAGATGAACCAGCAACAGCCCGAAATCTAGAATTTATACTACAATCTATAGATTCTGAAATAGAAGTGATGACGATTTTGCCCAGTGTAGCTGCTTCTGTTAAATGGTTAAAAGAGCACCAAGATAGTTGTGAGTTACTTTTTATGGATATTAGGTTATCAGATGGTTTGTCTTTCGAAATCTTCGAGAAAGTAAAAGTGACGTTGCCAGTTATTTTTCTTACAGCCTATAATGATTTTGCCTTAAAAGCATTTAAAGCCAATGGCATCGACTATATACTTAAGCCATACGATGAAGAAGAGGTAGAACAAGCCTTAGACAAATACTATAGTTTATCAAAAGGAAAAAGCTCAGAAGCAGAAGCTAATGATAATCAGCAGAAGTTGGTTGAATTGATGGCGAGTATTAAAGAAGCTACTACTTCTTATCGCAAGTCTTTTTTAGTACAACATAGAGATAAGCTAGTTCCATTAGATGTAGCAAAAATAGGTTGGTTCTATACAGAAAATGAATTGGTTTATGCGCATACATTTGAGAACCAAAAGTTTATTGTAGATTTTACTTTGGAGCAACTCCAACAGCAATTAGACCCGAAACAATTTTATAGAGCTAATCGCCAGTTTGTAATTAATAGGATGTCTATTCAAGATATTGAATTTTATTTTAATGGCAGGCTGGCTTTAAATGTAAAACCCAAAGGAAAAGAGCCAGTAATAATTAGCAAAGCCAAAGCTTCTGAGTTTAAAAGCTGGATGGATAGCTAA
- a CDS encoding sensor histidine kinase: MKLPTDKKLAIYSSLFIAIAINLPRLIASRENLLSETMIRLDFGTYESIYQTFYNFLFCLFISFYNLDKRKKRNKTQSTYKKFASFFFPNFIYFAVFALFGVFTQRLFFFQSDIPPIIIVAGYLFRFTLSVVLITIALKIYDLLVESRAKDIENEKLRSLYLKAELGLLKSQLDPHFFFNSLSSLSAIVRENPPKAQQFISHLSKVFRYSLQSKDNNLVKLREEIKAVKSYAELLKMRHENAFQLDIDIADDYLFYEIPHMSLQPLLENAAKHNALSEENPLKVSLKMEQNKLVVANNYQPVPFPEISTGIGLANLNDRFEILMENRIEIQKSGSDFIVKLPLKQPV; encoded by the coding sequence ATGAAATTACCTACTGATAAAAAACTGGCCATTTATAGCTCTTTATTTATAGCTATAGCCATTAACCTACCCAGATTAATAGCTTCTAGAGAGAATTTACTCTCCGAAACTATGATCAGGTTAGATTTTGGTACCTATGAGTCAATTTATCAGACATTTTATAATTTTCTGTTTTGCTTGTTTATCTCTTTTTACAATTTAGATAAGCGAAAAAAGAGAAATAAAACACAAAGTACCTATAAGAAGTTTGCCTCGTTTTTTTTCCCAAACTTCATCTATTTTGCAGTGTTCGCACTGTTTGGTGTATTCACGCAAAGGCTCTTTTTCTTCCAAAGTGATATACCACCAATTATCATTGTAGCTGGTTATCTCTTTCGATTTACATTGAGTGTTGTGCTGATTACGATTGCACTAAAAATCTACGATCTATTAGTAGAAAGTAGGGCAAAAGATATTGAAAACGAGAAGCTCAGATCGCTTTACTTAAAAGCCGAATTGGGTTTGTTAAAAAGTCAGTTAGACCCACATTTCTTCTTTAATTCTTTGAGCAGTTTGTCGGCAATTGTTCGGGAAAATCCGCCCAAGGCACAGCAATTTATTAGCCATTTATCTAAGGTGTTTAGGTACTCATTACAATCGAAAGATAATAATCTGGTAAAACTGAGAGAAGAAATAAAGGCGGTAAAATCATATGCAGAGCTTTTAAAAATGCGCCACGAAAATGCATTTCAATTAGATATAGACATCGCAGATGACTATCTGTTTTACGAAATACCACATATGTCTTTGCAGCCATTGTTAGAAAATGCGGCGAAACACAATGCACTTTCTGAGGAGAATCCTTTAAAGGTGAGTTTAAAGATGGAGCAAAATAAACTGGTTGTTGCCAATAATTATCAGCCAGTGCCTTTTCCAGAAATTAGTACTGGGATAGGTCTTGCCAACCTCAACGATCGATTCGAAATTCTGATGGAAAATAGAATAGAAATTCAAAAATCAGGAAGCGATTTTATTGTTAAATTGCCTTTAAAACAACCAGTTTGA
- a CDS encoding RNA polymerase sigma factor produces the protein MKKQQIIQDSESLQLSTHASQSISSYFEEKNEMEIWKEFKFGSEVALIAIYKHFYKSLYNYASQFTRDKELIKDAIQDLFIELIQKRKKLSDTSSIKYYLFKSVKTNITAKLKRKGRINLIDNLLNGYDFELSFSTEQHLINHQLTEDNKVKISQSLKMLTRKQKEIIYYFYFEGLNLKEISGLMDFTNQKSAQNLLYKSVKALRNKIK, from the coding sequence ATGAAAAAACAACAAATTATTCAAGACTCTGAATCATTACAATTATCAACTCATGCATCTCAAAGTATCTCTTCTTATTTCGAAGAAAAAAACGAAATGGAGATTTGGAAAGAATTTAAATTTGGAAGCGAAGTAGCCCTAATTGCGATTTATAAGCATTTTTATAAATCATTATACAACTATGCCAGCCAATTTACCCGAGACAAAGAATTGATTAAAGATGCCATTCAAGATCTGTTTATAGAACTAATACAGAAAAGGAAAAAACTTTCAGATACATCTTCTATTAAATACTACCTTTTTAAGTCTGTAAAAACTAATATAACAGCCAAACTCAAACGAAAAGGTAGAATAAACCTGATTGACAACCTACTGAATGGTTACGATTTTGAATTGAGTTTTTCAACAGAACAGCATCTCATCAACCATCAGTTAACAGAAGATAACAAAGTGAAAATCAGCCAATCTTTAAAGATGCTCACTAGAAAGCAAAAAGAGATTATCTACTATTTTTACTTTGAAGGTTTAAACTTGAAAGAAATTTCTGGTTTAATGGATTTTACGAATCAAAAATCTGCTCAAAACCTGCTTTATAAATCTGTAAAAGCGCTTAGGAATAAGATAAAATAA
- the ggt gene encoding gamma-glutamyltransferase yields the protein MMNRTGYIICISFLAYLFSCSNPVKEGESTLKEIKIPKKPNEGEVAANGMVVTAHPLATKVGLEVLKNGGNAFDAAIAVKYALAVVLPKAGNIGGGGYMVYRTADGKKGALDFRETAPAAASRDMFIYDEDSVMNEKALYGHLAACTPGTVDGMDQIHKKFAKLDFAELIDPAIELAEKGFSVTDYDASTFNNAMEQFKKWNDPDMVLIKDSVWKEGELLVQTDLAETLKRIKENGKDGFYKGKTAELLIEEMKEGGGIIAQEDLDNYQSVWRDAIEGTYRDSFNIVSMPPSSSGGIIIVQLLKGSSAYDLKSMGHNSPETIHLMTELQRRSYADRAEHMGDMDYYDVPVKMLLDENYIADRNSSIDMAKATPSQEIKAGEVERIESLETTHFSIVDKEGNAVSITTTLVAYFGNKVMVDGAGFFLNNEMNNFSIKPGFPNIFGLIGGEANAIQPGKRMLSSMSPTIVEKNGELYMVLGTPGGSTIINVIYENILNVIDFDMTMQEAVNAKKTHSQWLPDRIVIEEGAVDSLVVEALKAKGHDIRIFGQLGRTEAILVRPDGSLEGAADVTRTGDATAMGY from the coding sequence ATGATGAATCGAACTGGCTATATTATTTGCATCAGTTTTTTAGCTTACCTTTTTTCGTGTTCCAATCCGGTAAAAGAAGGCGAATCTACACTTAAAGAAATTAAAATCCCCAAGAAACCAAACGAAGGCGAAGTGGCTGCCAATGGTATGGTGGTAACTGCACATCCGCTAGCTACCAAAGTTGGTTTGGAAGTTTTAAAAAATGGTGGTAATGCATTTGATGCAGCCATTGCAGTAAAATATGCTTTGGCAGTGGTGTTGCCCAAAGCTGGCAATATTGGTGGTGGTGGTTACATGGTTTACAGAACTGCTGATGGAAAAAAAGGTGCATTGGATTTTCGTGAAACGGCTCCGGCAGCAGCTTCTAGAGATATGTTTATCTATGATGAAGACTCTGTAATGAACGAGAAAGCCCTCTACGGACATTTGGCTGCTTGTACACCCGGCACTGTAGATGGCATGGATCAGATTCATAAAAAGTTTGCGAAACTCGATTTTGCAGAATTAATTGACCCAGCAATAGAATTAGCTGAAAAAGGATTTTCTGTAACAGATTACGATGCTTCTACTTTTAACAATGCCATGGAGCAATTTAAAAAATGGAACGATCCTGATATGGTACTGATAAAAGATTCTGTATGGAAAGAAGGTGAATTGTTGGTGCAAACAGATTTAGCAGAAACACTCAAAAGAATAAAGGAAAATGGCAAAGATGGTTTTTATAAAGGTAAAACAGCCGAGTTGTTAATTGAAGAAATGAAAGAGGGTGGAGGTATAATTGCCCAAGAAGATTTAGACAATTATCAATCAGTTTGGAGAGATGCCATTGAAGGTACTTACCGCGATAGTTTTAACATCGTTTCTATGCCGCCATCTTCTAGTGGTGGAATTATCATTGTGCAATTATTGAAAGGTTCTAGTGCTTATGACCTCAAAAGCATGGGACATAATTCGCCAGAAACCATCCATTTAATGACAGAACTGCAAAGAAGATCGTATGCAGATAGAGCAGAGCACATGGGCGATATGGATTACTACGATGTACCTGTTAAAATGCTTTTGGATGAAAATTATATTGCCGATCGAAATTCTAGTATCGATATGGCAAAAGCCACCCCATCTCAAGAAATTAAAGCAGGTGAAGTGGAAAGAATAGAAAGTCTGGAAACCACACACTTTTCTATTGTAGATAAAGAAGGCAATGCGGTTTCTATTACCACTACTTTGGTGGCTTATTTTGGCAACAAAGTAATGGTAGACGGTGCAGGTTTTTTCTTAAATAATGAGATGAATAACTTTAGCATTAAACCGGGTTTCCCTAATATTTTTGGTTTAATTGGTGGCGAAGCCAATGCTATACAACCGGGAAAAAGAATGCTGAGTAGCATGAGCCCAACTATTGTGGAGAAAAATGGCGAATTGTACATGGTGTTGGGAACACCGGGAGGTTCAACCATTATTAATGTGATCTATGAGAATATTTTGAATGTAATAGATTTTGACATGACAATGCAAGAAGCAGTAAATGCAAAGAAAACACATTCGCAATGGCTACCAGATAGAATTGTAATTGAAGAAGGAGCTGTAGATAGCTTGGTAGTAGAAGCATTAAAAGCAAAAGGACACGACATTAGAATTTTTGGGCAGTTGGGAAGAACAGAAGCGATACTTGTAAGACCAGATGGTTCGCTAGAAGGTGCAGCAGATGTTACCCGTACCGGCGATGCTACTGCAATGGGATATTAA
- a CDS encoding response regulator, with the protein MRKAKVFWNLLCFNLAMFIAGNTLAQSIYTPQIPDPLTETWRYRHFEIFDSKGVRTFIQDKEGFNWFGVNDGVIKYDGYSYQHFTEKNGLPAGAVTQLLEVGQTLYAGTENGIYKKQGNKWEPVLTVKDGVNFSIQSLRELSDGTLAIVLAEGLLLQKKDELIFVTIESKGSSVIENLPISKVVTLPKSTLIDDTFTNVSDVIEIAKNRIFIAITHTGSGKILETTFDEIYGGSINDYKLYDDETGFLLGEAQKFLKTSTGDIWIVNQSTKRGIYRIKDRNWDYISLNKIFGGDEYNVSISEGSDGSIWVGGLSKLFAYKNEKWEKYNSPDFDIPSTKIFVFPMENDYIWITGQQSEVLLVDLSNKRWKSYPALNYQCSTPNGESWFLTVYGTVVKQTENNWYEYTKKDGLIDAPVRIICTSKNQIWVAGSDEGSAATAVLRANTWDKQIHNTLSWGIDHRAVFEDKSGALWFGGSVDREAHKGHLGGLLELKNPTENELIWKAHQYKQNGLQQSNAYGIAQSKDGNIWLGGSYLYKYDNNSWQQLDDSHLQQFINIVYSDDSENLYVGSRFYGVYVYDGKEWSNYGINEGLESNTITSLAKSSNGMLYAATDNSISSFDGENWMSDIFPAEMNMPNESGDLKTDKAGNIWLNKSSREWKRRAFNNSSIRERDYKEFKTYRYTPDEHSPNAIITFYNKEVQSSGNTTISWEGEDYMNNTPQSSLEYAYRINDGEWSSFSKENSHVFTGLNPGNYTLEVIARDTDFNTDAFPAKVEFYVIAPVYQQFWFIATIVAFTLMLIYLSYKIITKNKHLESLNYSLNEINHELKAKNEHIETQNKKIVSHQTDLEHTNKELENKNCQIEAQRDTLESMLKEIDILSKTKIKFFTNVTHEFRTPLTLIQGPVERLLKEDLSKKEEKNLYGIINRNTKRLKKLINQLLELRKIENGILDLNLQQDDIVSFINSLKKQFNNLAQQKEIQYTLEKSIKAKSFYFDKDKIEKIVFNLLSNSFKFTPKGGNINITLSECTRDKKEYATIKVTDTGKGIDKCQLDLIFKRYYSAFDGANYNQFEGTGIGLSYIKELVEYLHGIIEVESEVGKGTTFSIYIPTDTQPVNKQPETVHREFRLENYEQEFKELEAAAEQIPLPTENPEKKAINILLVEDNSDMRMYLKDILNKYYQVIEAANGNEAIKQCKKHDIDLIVSDIMMPGMDGLTFCKTIKSDFNASHIPVILLTAKVMEENKIEGYEHGADAYITKPFNNRLLIVRIEKLLESRENLKRKFNSDFSLEPKVIQVSSEDDKFLVRLTELMEKNISDSAFDVNKMCEMSNKTHIQFIRKTKQLTGKKPAELLRTFRIKRAIQLIEQNKLPISEIAYMVGYDLPNSFSRAFKKEMGVSPTDYVLSISKPVS; encoded by the coding sequence ATGAGAAAAGCCAAAGTCTTTTGGAATCTGTTATGCTTTAATCTTGCAATGTTTATTGCAGGTAATACTCTTGCACAGTCTATTTATACTCCCCAAATACCAGATCCACTTACAGAAACCTGGCGATACAGGCATTTTGAAATTTTCGATAGCAAGGGAGTAAGAACATTTATTCAAGATAAAGAAGGTTTTAACTGGTTCGGTGTAAATGATGGTGTAATTAAATACGATGGATATTCTTACCAACATTTTACAGAAAAAAATGGATTGCCTGCTGGTGCTGTAACGCAATTATTAGAGGTAGGTCAAACATTGTATGCAGGTACTGAAAATGGTATTTATAAAAAGCAAGGGAACAAATGGGAACCTGTTTTAACAGTAAAAGATGGTGTAAACTTTAGTATCCAATCTTTACGTGAATTAAGCGATGGAACCTTAGCCATTGTTTTGGCAGAAGGTTTATTACTGCAAAAGAAAGATGAACTGATCTTTGTAACTATAGAAAGTAAAGGAAGCTCAGTAATAGAAAATCTGCCGATAAGCAAAGTAGTTACTTTACCTAAAAGTACCTTAATAGATGATACTTTTACGAATGTATCTGATGTAATAGAGATTGCTAAAAACCGCATATTTATAGCCATTACTCATACTGGTTCTGGCAAGATTCTAGAAACTACTTTTGATGAAATCTATGGCGGAAGTATTAACGACTACAAGTTGTATGATGATGAAACAGGCTTTCTTTTAGGTGAAGCTCAAAAGTTTCTTAAAACCTCGACAGGTGATATCTGGATTGTAAACCAGTCTACCAAAAGAGGAATATACAGAATTAAAGATCGCAACTGGGATTACATTAGCCTAAATAAAATTTTTGGTGGAGATGAATATAATGTGAGTATCTCAGAAGGTTCTGATGGAAGCATCTGGGTGGGTGGATTGAGCAAATTATTTGCTTATAAAAATGAAAAATGGGAGAAATATAATTCCCCAGATTTCGACATACCATCTACCAAAATCTTTGTTTTCCCGATGGAGAACGACTACATCTGGATTACCGGCCAACAATCTGAAGTTTTATTGGTAGACCTGTCTAATAAAAGATGGAAAAGCTATCCTGCATTAAATTATCAATGTTCCACCCCAAATGGAGAAAGTTGGTTTTTAACTGTATATGGAACAGTAGTAAAACAGACAGAAAACAATTGGTACGAGTACACGAAAAAAGATGGGCTAATAGATGCACCAGTGAGAATAATTTGCACCTCTAAAAATCAAATTTGGGTAGCTGGTAGTGATGAAGGTTCTGCTGCTACTGCTGTACTAAGAGCAAATACTTGGGATAAACAAATACATAACACCCTTTCGTGGGGAATAGACCATAGAGCTGTGTTTGAAGATAAAAGTGGTGCCCTTTGGTTTGGAGGAAGTGTAGACCGAGAAGCTCATAAAGGCCATTTAGGTGGATTATTAGAACTCAAAAACCCAACTGAAAATGAATTAATTTGGAAAGCACACCAATATAAGCAAAATGGTTTGCAACAATCTAATGCATATGGCATCGCTCAATCTAAAGACGGAAATATCTGGCTGGGCGGTAGCTATTTGTACAAATACGATAACAATAGCTGGCAACAACTAGACGATAGCCATTTGCAACAGTTTATAAACATTGTTTACAGTGACGATTCTGAAAACCTGTATGTAGGTTCAAGGTTCTATGGGGTTTATGTTTACGATGGAAAAGAATGGAGTAACTATGGAATTAATGAAGGTTTAGAAAGCAATACCATTACTAGTTTGGCTAAAAGCAGTAATGGAATGTTATATGCCGCTACAGACAATTCCATCAGCTCTTTTGATGGAGAAAACTGGATGTCGGATATATTTCCGGCAGAAATGAACATGCCTAACGAAAGCGGAGATTTAAAGACAGATAAAGCAGGTAATATCTGGCTTAACAAATCTTCTAGAGAATGGAAGAGAAGAGCATTTAATAATTCGTCTATTAGAGAAAGAGACTACAAAGAATTTAAAACTTATCGCTATACACCAGACGAGCATTCTCCAAATGCAATTATTACTTTCTACAATAAAGAAGTACAAAGTTCTGGTAACACTACTATTAGTTGGGAGGGTGAAGATTATATGAACAATACTCCCCAAAGCAGTTTAGAATATGCCTATAGAATTAATGATGGAGAGTGGTCTTCTTTTTCTAAAGAAAACAGCCATGTTTTTACAGGTCTCAACCCCGGAAATTACACTTTAGAAGTTATCGCCAGAGATACTGATTTTAATACAGATGCTTTTCCGGCAAAAGTGGAGTTTTATGTAATTGCTCCGGTTTATCAGCAATTTTGGTTTATCGCTACTATTGTTGCCTTTACTTTAATGCTTATTTATTTGAGCTATAAAATCATTACCAAAAACAAACATTTGGAATCACTCAACTATTCTCTTAATGAAATTAACCACGAGCTAAAGGCTAAAAATGAACATATTGAAACTCAGAACAAGAAAATTGTCAGCCATCAAACTGATCTTGAACACACGAATAAAGAACTCGAAAATAAGAATTGCCAAATAGAAGCACAGAGAGATACACTCGAATCTATGCTCAAAGAAATTGATATACTTTCTAAAACCAAAATCAAATTCTTTACAAATGTAACTCATGAGTTTCGAACACCATTAACTCTAATACAAGGCCCGGTTGAGCGATTACTAAAAGAAGATTTAAGTAAGAAGGAAGAAAAAAATCTTTATGGCATTATCAACCGAAACACCAAAAGACTTAAAAAGCTAATTAACCAATTGCTCGAATTGAGAAAAATAGAAAATGGCATTCTCGATCTTAACTTACAGCAAGACGATATAGTTAGTTTTATTAATAGCTTAAAAAAGCAGTTTAACAATCTGGCTCAACAAAAAGAAATTCAATACACTTTAGAGAAATCAATCAAAGCAAAGAGCTTCTATTTCGATAAAGATAAAATTGAGAAGATTGTCTTTAACCTGCTTTCCAACTCTTTTAAATTCACACCTAAGGGAGGCAATATCAATATTACACTTTCTGAATGTACTAGAGATAAAAAGGAATATGCAACCATAAAAGTAACCGACACTGGAAAAGGCATTGATAAATGCCAACTAGACTTAATCTTTAAAAGGTATTACAGTGCTTTTGATGGAGCCAATTACAATCAATTTGAAGGTACAGGTATTGGACTTTCGTACATAAAAGAACTGGTAGAATACCTACATGGAATTATTGAGGTAGAAAGCGAAGTGGGCAAGGGAACAACATTTTCTATCTATATTCCAACCGATACACAACCGGTTAACAAACAACCAGAAACAGTGCATCGAGAATTTAGGCTAGAAAACTACGAGCAAGAATTTAAAGAACTCGAAGCTGCTGCTGAACAAATTCCATTACCTACTGAAAATCCTGAAAAGAAAGCGATTAATATCTTATTGGTTGAAGATAATAGTGATATGAGGATGTACCTGAAAGACATTCTGAATAAATATTATCAGGTAATAGAAGCAGCGAATGGTAACGAAGCAATTAAACAGTGTAAAAAACATGACATAGATTTAATTGTAAGCGATATTATGATGCCGGGAATGGATGGTCTTACTTTCTGTAAAACCATTAAATCAGATTTTAATGCAAGCCACATTCCGGTAATTTTACTCACTGCCAAAGTGATGGAAGAAAATAAAATTGAGGGTTATGAACATGGTGCAGATGCCTACATTACTAAACCGTTTAATAACAGATTACTCATTGTAAGAATCGAAAAACTGCTAGAAAGCAGAGAAAACCTCAAACGAAAGTTCAACTCTGATTTCTCGCTTGAACCTAAAGTAATACAAGTAAGCTCCGAAGATGACAAGTTTCTAGTGCGATTAACTGAATTGATGGAAAAGAATATTTCTGATTCTGCTTTTGATGTGAACAAAATGTGTGAAATGTCTAACAAAACACATATTCAGTTTATTAGAAAAACGAAACAGTTAACAGGTAAAAAACCGGCAGAACTGCTGCGTACTTTTAGAATTAAAAGAGCTATTCAGCTTATAGAACAGAATAAACTGCCAATATCCGAAATCGCCTACATGGTAGGATACGATTTACCTAATTCTTTCTCCAGAGCCTTTAAAAAAGAAATGGGGGTTTCGCCCACCGATTATGTTTTGAGTATTAGTAAACCAGTAAGTTAA